One Kitasatospora sp. NBC_01287 DNA window includes the following coding sequences:
- the pip gene encoding prolyl aminopeptidase, with the protein MVDLYPPTGPYSHGILDTGDGNRVYYEQLGSPDGKPVLYVHGGPGAGTVSRPTRAWDPERYRVIRYDQRNCGRSTPHASDPAADMSLNTTQHLIDDMERLREHLGIERWLLNGASWGSTLILAYAQQHPERVTEIIIQAVTTTSPGEIEWLYRGAGRFYPEAWDRFRDLVPEDERDGNLLAAYSRLMENPDRAIREKAAAGWLAWEDAVITNEPNGKPGMYSDREVDAQIAFVRICSHFFSNGAWLEEDQLLRNAHRLAGIPAVLVHGRHDMGGPPRTAWELAKAWPGARLHIFDDSGHIGSEAMVLAVRVAIEEFKNR; encoded by the coding sequence ATGGTTGATCTCTATCCTCCCACCGGCCCGTACAGTCACGGCATTCTCGACACCGGAGACGGCAACCGCGTCTACTACGAGCAGCTCGGCAGTCCCGACGGCAAGCCCGTCCTCTACGTCCACGGCGGCCCGGGCGCGGGCACGGTCTCGCGCCCGACGCGAGCCTGGGACCCGGAGCGCTACCGCGTCATCCGCTACGACCAGCGCAACTGCGGCCGCAGCACCCCGCACGCCAGCGACCCGGCAGCGGACATGAGCCTCAACACCACGCAGCACCTGATCGACGACATGGAACGGCTGCGCGAACACCTCGGCATCGAGCGCTGGTTACTGAACGGCGCCTCCTGGGGCTCGACGCTCATCCTGGCCTATGCGCAGCAGCATCCCGAGCGGGTCACCGAGATCATCATCCAAGCGGTGACAACGACCAGCCCCGGCGAGATCGAGTGGCTCTACCGGGGCGCCGGGCGGTTCTACCCGGAGGCATGGGACCGGTTCCGTGATCTCGTCCCCGAGGACGAGCGGGACGGCAACTTGCTCGCGGCCTACTCGCGGTTGATGGAGAACCCCGACCGGGCCATCCGGGAGAAGGCCGCCGCCGGGTGGCTCGCCTGGGAGGACGCGGTCATCACCAACGAGCCCAACGGCAAGCCCGGCATGTACAGCGACCGGGAGGTCGACGCGCAGATCGCCTTCGTCCGGATCTGCTCCCACTTCTTCAGCAACGGCGCGTGGCTGGAGGAGGACCAACTGCTGCGCAACGCCCACAGGCTGGCCGGGATCCCGGCGGTGCTGGTGCACGGCCGGCACGACATGGGCGGCCCGCCGCGGACGGCGTGGGAGCTGGCGAAGGCGTGGCCGGGCGCGCGGCTCCACATCTTCGACGACTCGGGGCACATCGGGAGCGAGGCGATGGTGCTGGCCGTCCGGGTGGCCATCGAGGAGTTCAAGAACCGCTGA
- a CDS encoding C40 family peptidase produces the protein MTYANRTGRRLGGWALGLALSLSVATAACGPRAMAAGEVERPAAPRPPAGPPGPPVPRAAAPGAPGEDGRPAPVADPGPAPAESVLHRWSDLTAELALSATALDSLREEVQERHRAAALVRVPRDVAPTGTEASSAPAGGPVRGGPVRGGPVRGGPVRGGPLADVSAVFRLLAGWQAEREEQAREVLEAEDQAVDRLADAEQRRRRLLDDRSELLTGLAERFGDGTREGATDRATDPADEEPDPPAAEAVAFALGRIGSPYVWGAVGPHAFDCSGLTSQAWHAAHLTIPRTSQEQWARLPHLGPGAPLRPGDLVVYFEGATHVGLYLGDGLVVNAPHAGTVVRLTSLHSMPVRGVVRPPAAADQRSVGLTAGQSDG, from the coding sequence ATGACGTACGCCAACCGCACCGGCCGCCGACTCGGTGGCTGGGCCCTGGGACTGGCCCTGTCCCTCTCGGTCGCCACCGCAGCCTGCGGGCCACGAGCGATGGCAGCCGGCGAAGTGGAGCGGCCGGCTGCCCCTCGGCCGCCGGCCGGCCCGCCCGGTCCGCCCGTACCCCGCGCCGCGGCTCCGGGGGCACCCGGTGAGGACGGCAGGCCCGCGCCGGTGGCCGACCCCGGCCCCGCCCCCGCGGAATCGGTTCTGCATCGCTGGAGCGACCTGACAGCCGAACTGGCGCTGTCCGCCACGGCACTCGATTCGCTGCGCGAAGAGGTTCAGGAACGCCACCGCGCCGCCGCCCTCGTCCGGGTGCCGCGCGATGTGGCGCCCACCGGGACGGAGGCATCCTCCGCACCTGCGGGCGGGCCGGTCCGGGGCGGTCCGGTCCGGGGCGGTCCGGTCCGGGGCGGTCCGGTCCGGGGCGGTCCGCTCGCCGATGTCTCCGCCGTGTTCAGACTGCTGGCCGGCTGGCAGGCCGAACGCGAGGAGCAGGCGCGCGAGGTGCTGGAGGCCGAGGACCAGGCCGTCGACCGGCTGGCCGACGCTGAGCAGCGGCGCCGCCGACTGCTCGATGACCGCTCCGAGCTGCTGACCGGCCTGGCGGAACGTTTCGGCGACGGCACCCGGGAGGGGGCCACGGACCGCGCCACGGATCCCGCCGACGAGGAGCCCGATCCGCCCGCCGCCGAGGCTGTGGCCTTCGCGCTCGGCAGGATCGGCAGCCCCTATGTCTGGGGAGCGGTCGGCCCGCACGCGTTCGACTGCTCAGGGCTCACCTCGCAGGCCTGGCACGCGGCCCACCTCACCATCCCCCGCACCAGTCAGGAGCAGTGGGCGCGGCTCCCGCACCTGGGGCCCGGGGCACCGCTGCGCCCCGGGGACCTGGTGGTCTACTTCGAGGGCGCGACCCACGTCGGCCTGTACCTGGGCGACGGTCTGGTCGTGAACGCGCCGCACGCCGGCACGGTGGTGCGGCTGACCTCCCTGCACAGCATGCCCGTCCGCGGCGTGGTCCGGCCCCCGGCGGCCGCGGACCAGCGGTCCGTCGGGCTGACCGCCGGCCAGTCCGACGGCTGA